The Chroococcidiopsis sp. TS-821 genome includes a region encoding these proteins:
- the ligA gene encoding NAD-dependent DNA ligase LigA, with translation MQPPTPDKQRIEELRQLLQKASYAYYVLDNPIMEDAVYDQLYRELQQLETQYPQLITPDSPTQRVGEKPATQFFSVRHNVPLYSLENAFNIDELKVWQERWKRHAPKVESAEYVCELKIDGSALALTYENGILVRGATRGDGIVGEDITQNVRTIRSIPLRLNLENPPSRVEVRGEAFLPLEVFQQINQERRNAGEQLFANPRNAAAGTLRQLDSRIVAQRRLDFFAYTLHIPGMDDASIARTQWEALELLQKMGFRVNPNRELCSSIEEVAAYYKYWDTERLNLPYMTDGVVVKINSFALQEQLGFTQKFPRWAIALKYPAEEAPTRVENIAVNVGRTGALTPLAEMRPVELAGTTVSRATLHNSDRVAQLDIRVGDTVIVRKAGEIIPEVVRVLKELRPDNTVPFQMPTHCPVCNQPVIRPEGEAVTRCVNASCPAILKGAIEHWVSRDAMDINGMGEKLVQQLVHRELVHSVADLYELTAIQLQSLERMGKKSAEKLVQAIAHSKSQPWSRVLYGLGIRHVGSVNAQTLTQHFPTVEKLAAATPEDIAAVYGIGTEIAQSVYQWFRIPANQVLIERLQAAGLQLAQEETSAVVASPLSGKTFVITGTLPTLKRDEAKALIQNAGGKVTESVSKKTDYVVVGEAAGSKLEKAQQLGIPCLSEEEFLNLLKLNTDRLN, from the coding sequence ATGCAACCACCGACACCAGATAAACAACGCATAGAAGAACTACGGCAATTGCTACAAAAAGCAAGTTATGCCTACTATGTGTTAGATAATCCGATTATGGAGGATGCTGTCTACGACCAGCTTTACCGCGAATTGCAACAGCTAGAAACGCAGTATCCGCAGTTAATTACACCAGACAGCCCAACACAGCGCGTCGGGGAAAAACCAGCAACTCAATTTTTCTCAGTACGCCATAACGTACCGCTGTATAGTTTAGAAAATGCGTTTAATATTGATGAATTGAAAGTTTGGCAAGAACGCTGGAAGCGTCACGCCCCAAAGGTAGAGTCCGCAGAGTACGTATGCGAACTGAAGATCGATGGTTCGGCTTTAGCTTTAACTTATGAAAATGGCATTCTTGTACGCGGGGCGACGCGCGGTGATGGAATTGTAGGAGAAGACATTACGCAAAACGTGCGGACAATTCGCTCAATTCCCTTACGCTTGAATTTAGAAAATCCCCCTAGTCGCGTGGAAGTGCGCGGTGAGGCTTTTTTACCCTTAGAAGTATTTCAACAAATTAATCAAGAACGGCGTAATGCAGGAGAACAGTTATTTGCTAATCCGCGCAATGCAGCTGCTGGAACGTTACGTCAACTCGATTCGCGAATTGTAGCACAGCGCAGACTCGATTTTTTTGCTTATACGCTGCATATTCCAGGAATGGATGATGCGAGTATTGCCCGCACGCAATGGGAGGCGTTGGAATTATTGCAGAAGATGGGCTTTCGAGTCAATCCTAATCGCGAACTGTGTTCTTCAATTGAAGAAGTTGCAGCTTATTACAAATATTGGGATACAGAGCGGCTGAATTTACCATATATGACCGATGGTGTCGTTGTCAAAATCAACTCGTTTGCGCTGCAAGAACAATTGGGCTTTACGCAAAAGTTTCCGCGTTGGGCGATCGCGCTTAAGTATCCAGCCGAAGAAGCCCCGACTCGCGTTGAAAATATTGCAGTCAATGTCGGGAGAACGGGCGCGTTGACGCCACTCGCTGAAATGCGTCCTGTAGAATTAGCGGGAACTACGGTATCGCGCGCGACATTGCATAATAGCGATCGCGTTGCGCAACTTGACATTCGCGTTGGCGATACGGTGATTGTACGCAAAGCTGGAGAAATTATTCCGGAAGTGGTGCGTGTTTTAAAAGAATTACGCCCTGACAATACCGTACCTTTTCAAATGCCAACACATTGTCCAGTATGCAATCAACCTGTGATTCGTCCTGAAGGTGAAGCAGTAACGCGGTGCGTGAATGCTTCGTGTCCCGCAATTCTCAAGGGGGCGATTGAACATTGGGTAAGCCGCGATGCAATGGATATTAATGGTATGGGTGAAAAGTTAGTACAACAATTAGTACACCGCGAATTGGTACATTCGGTTGCTGATTTGTACGAGTTAACTGCAATTCAGTTGCAGTCATTAGAACGCATGGGGAAAAAATCGGCGGAAAAATTAGTGCAGGCGATCGCGCACTCAAAATCACAACCTTGGTCAAGGGTATTATACGGACTTGGTATTCGTCATGTTGGTAGTGTAAATGCACAAACTTTAACGCAGCATTTTCCAACTGTCGAAAAGTTAGCCGCAGCTACTCCCGAAGATATCGCCGCTGTGTATGGTATTGGTACAGAAATTGCGCAATCGGTGTATCAGTGGTTCCGCATTCCAGCAAATCAAGTCTTAATCGAACGGCTGCAAGCTGCTGGTTTACAATTAGCCCAAGAAGAAACATCAGCCGTTGTGGCGAGTCCTCTTAGTGGTAAAACTTTTGTAATTACAGGAACATTGCCTACTTTAAAACGCGATGAGGCTAAAGCTTTGATTCAAAATGCTGGTGGAAAGGTGACAGAGTCTGTGAGTAAAAAAACTGATTATGTTGTTGTCGGAGAAGCTGCTGGTTCTAAGTTGGAGAAGGCACAGCAATTAGGTATTCCTTGTTTGTCTGAGGAAGAATTTTTGAATTTATTAAAATTGAATACCGATCGCCTCAATTAA
- the rfbB gene encoding dTDP-glucose 4,6-dehydratase, with the protein MSRAANQQLNSPQPRRLLVTGGAGFIGANFVHHWCHTYPRDRVVVLDALTYAGNRSNLASWEGNENFRFVRGDICDRALVDQLLQTEAIDTIAHFAAESHVDRSILGPAAFVQTNVVGTFTLLEAFLQHWRTQKQPDHYRFLHVSTDEVYGSLHPNDPAFTEKTPYAPNSPYSASKAGSDHLVRAYYHTYQLPTIITNCSNNYGPYQFPEKLIPLMCINCLLGKQLPVYGDGQNIRDWLYVGDHCTALSIVIHQGLPGETYNIGGNNEVKNIDLVQMLCDLMDELAVDLPVRPARELITFVKDRPGHDRRYAIDATKIKTQLGWTPAVTVVEGLRLTVEWYLTHRDWWKPLLSDQYQEYYHKVYLS; encoded by the coding sequence GTGAGTAGGGCGGCGAATCAGCAATTAAACTCTCCCCAACCAAGGCGGTTATTGGTGACTGGGGGTGCAGGCTTTATTGGCGCCAATTTTGTGCATCACTGGTGTCATACTTATCCTCGCGATCGCGTAGTTGTTCTAGATGCCTTAACTTATGCAGGCAATCGCAGTAATTTAGCAAGTTGGGAGGGAAATGAAAATTTTCGCTTTGTCCGAGGAGATATTTGCGATCGCGCGCTTGTAGACCAACTTTTACAAACTGAAGCGATTGATACCATTGCACATTTTGCTGCTGAATCGCATGTAGACCGTTCTATTTTAGGACCTGCTGCGTTTGTCCAAACTAACGTCGTTGGGACTTTCACGCTGCTCGAAGCATTTTTACAACACTGGCGAACTCAGAAACAACCAGATCATTACCGCTTTCTTCACGTTTCTACTGATGAGGTTTATGGGAGTTTGCATCCTAACGATCCTGCATTTACCGAAAAAACTCCTTATGCACCTAATAGCCCTTATTCGGCTTCTAAAGCTGGTAGCGATCACTTAGTACGTGCCTACTATCATACTTATCAGCTACCAACAATCATCACTAATTGCTCGAATAACTACGGTCCCTATCAGTTTCCTGAGAAGCTTATTCCTTTAATGTGCATCAATTGTTTGCTTGGTAAACAACTACCTGTCTATGGCGATGGGCAAAATATCCGTGATTGGCTGTATGTAGGCGATCACTGTACGGCTTTAAGCATTGTTATTCATCAAGGTTTACCAGGAGAAACTTATAACATTGGTGGCAATAATGAAGTTAAAAATATTGACTTAGTGCAAATGTTATGCGACCTTATGGATGAACTAGCCGTTGATTTGCCAGTCCGTCCGGCGCGCGAACTCATCACTTTTGTCAAAGATCGACCAGGACACGATCGCCGTTATGCAATTGATGCAACTAAAATTAAAACTCAACTTGGTTGGACACCTGCAGTAACTGTTGTTGAAGGATTGCGTCTTACAGTCGAATGGTATCTTACCCACCGCGATTGGTGGAAACCTTTACTGTCTGACCAGTATCAAGAATACTACCATAAAGTTTATCTTTCTTAG
- a CDS encoding CdaR family transcriptional regulator, with the protein MNTKFSVNTTQFIQVARNVANTVTELLNAQAIVINQNNIIIASNELERVGKILDRTAQPNDYISVPLYCKTEVGEVIVGQSFSGETVSPRLAKALIELVINQATVLNHQSNKQVLKNQFIYDLLHGQIVDETEILRQAKLLGLNLIPPRAVILINVGDRTETELHQHRLAQLVISSVVSFFHLPDDTICAHLGDGEVAVLKASDTKNLGSWAENGKNTESINAVWANLTALKRAGDSLLLRLRNDTGAAVSIGIGRYHPGILGLARSYQDARMALSLGHHFNGNNQVYCLDRLGIAAFIGIADEQTKVELAKHLLTPLDSEPELLMTIETFFEKNCSFSATAKQLSIHRNTLNYRLDKLTSLTGLDPRCFDHAVQIRLALLLRKLQGYNTMDK; encoded by the coding sequence GTGAATACTAAATTTTCTGTTAATACAACACAGTTTATTCAAGTTGCGCGTAACGTTGCTAATACGGTAACTGAACTTTTAAATGCGCAGGCGATCGTTATCAATCAAAATAATATTATCATCGCTAGCAATGAATTAGAGCGAGTAGGTAAGATTCTCGACCGCACCGCTCAACCAAATGATTATATAAGCGTTCCTTTATACTGCAAAACTGAGGTAGGTGAAGTCATTGTTGGACAATCATTTAGCGGAGAAACTGTATCGCCACGTCTAGCAAAAGCCTTAATAGAATTAGTCATTAATCAGGCAACAGTCCTGAATCATCAATCAAATAAGCAAGTACTAAAGAATCAGTTTATTTATGACTTACTTCACGGTCAAATTGTCGATGAAACAGAAATTCTGCGTCAGGCAAAACTGTTAGGACTTAATTTAATACCTCCGCGCGCGGTCATTTTAATCAATGTTGGCGATCGCACAGAAACTGAATTGCATCAACACCGACTCGCGCAACTAGTAATTAGTAGTGTTGTCAGCTTTTTTCATTTGCCCGACGATACAATTTGTGCCCATTTAGGTGATGGCGAAGTCGCAGTTTTAAAAGCCAGCGACACAAAGAATTTAGGTAGTTGGGCAGAAAATGGCAAAAATACCGAATCGATCAACGCTGTATGGGCAAACTTAACCGCGCTTAAACGTGCAGGTGACTCGCTGTTATTGCGTTTGCGTAATGATACAGGCGCAGCTGTCAGTATTGGGATTGGTCGCTATCATCCTGGTATTCTGGGTTTAGCGCGGTCTTACCAAGACGCGCGAATGGCGCTTTCACTAGGTCATCATTTTAACGGTAATAATCAAGTTTATTGCTTGGATCGTTTAGGAATTGCGGCATTTATTGGTATAGCTGACGAACAAACAAAAGTAGAACTCGCCAAGCATTTACTCACACCGCTAGACTCTGAACCAGAATTACTGATGACGATCGAAACATTTTTCGAGAAAAACTGTAGTTTCTCTGCAACCGCAAAACAACTTTCGATTCATCGCAACACGTTGAATTACCGCCTCGATAAATTAACTTCGCTAACAGGCTTAGATCCCCGCTGTTTCGATCATGCTGTACAAATTCGGTTGGCACTGCTACTAAGGAAACTTCAAGGGTATAACACTATGGATAAATAG
- a CDS encoding glycosyltransferase — translation MTKITLITGAYQSDRCGIAHYSMCLRRELAQYGVESIVLTTKVAAPADETDVRGVVKDWGLTQLLPLVQAIIATPTDLLHIQHAAGTYSFERAIFLLPLLLRICGYRKPIVTTVHEYGWWEWQPPIIPPQMMEWLKVWGQKQRWWDREDGFLLTGSDAIITTNAAAEKVILQRLPHYANRLHRIAIAANIEVAPIDRQQAKQQLRQHYNWSSDALVIAFFGFLHPVKGIEYLLSAFAKVVVQNPHVRLILIGGVESLALPEAQAKQYWNKLQGLITQLNLVRQVAMTGYVETKSASYSLSGADIGVLPFNHGVTLKSGSLLAMLAHGLPTIATRATPPDPDLSDEILEFIPTRDVEALTEALLKLVCNPQLRDRLSTTGRLFAHRFSWSFIVKQHLDIYQMLQASFAN, via the coding sequence ATGACTAAAATTACGCTGATTACTGGTGCTTATCAAAGCGATCGCTGTGGTATTGCTCATTACAGTATGTGTTTGCGCCGCGAACTCGCTCAATACGGCGTTGAGTCGATTGTTCTTACTACCAAAGTTGCAGCACCTGCGGATGAAACTGATGTCAGGGGAGTTGTCAAAGACTGGGGATTAACGCAATTATTGCCGCTAGTACAGGCTATCATCGCAACACCAACAGACCTGTTGCACATTCAACACGCCGCCGGAACATACAGCTTTGAACGGGCGATTTTCCTATTACCTCTTCTGTTGCGAATTTGCGGCTACCGAAAACCGATTGTGACGACAGTACACGAGTATGGCTGGTGGGAATGGCAACCCCCGATTATTCCTCCTCAAATGATGGAATGGCTGAAAGTATGGGGACAAAAGCAGCGATGGTGGGATCGCGAAGATGGTTTTTTATTAACTGGTAGCGATGCAATTATTACTACCAACGCCGCAGCAGAAAAGGTGATTCTCCAACGCTTACCGCACTATGCAAACCGTTTACATCGAATCGCGATCGCGGCAAATATTGAAGTCGCGCCGATTGACCGCCAACAAGCAAAGCAGCAACTACGGCAACATTATAATTGGTCGTCAGATGCTTTAGTTATTGCCTTTTTCGGTTTTCTGCATCCTGTCAAAGGCATTGAGTATCTCTTATCAGCCTTCGCAAAAGTTGTCGTGCAAAATCCGCACGTTAGGCTGATCTTAATCGGCGGTGTGGAAAGTCTCGCGTTACCGGAAGCACAAGCAAAGCAGTATTGGAATAAGTTACAAGGACTCATAACTCAACTGAACCTTGTTCGCCAAGTAGCGATGACAGGATACGTTGAGACGAAATCAGCGTCTTATTCCCTATCAGGTGCTGATATAGGAGTTTTACCGTTTAATCATGGTGTAACGCTCAAAAGCGGCTCGTTACTCGCAATGCTGGCGCATGGTTTACCCACGATCGCGACTCGCGCGACTCCTCCCGATCCTGATTTGTCGGATGAGATACTAGAATTTATACCCACGCGCGATGTGGAAGCATTGACAGAAGCTTTACTTAAACTCGTTTGCAATCCGCAATTGCGCGATCGCCTCAGTACGACAGGTCGCCTTTTTGCCCATCGCTTTAGTTGGTCTTTTATTGTCAAACAACATCTCGATATTTATCAAATGCTACAAGCTAGTTTTGCAAACTGA
- a CDS encoding iron ABC transporter permease, producing MKQNTLQFRSRSLPLSFRIKQRVLTVLLLLLLVTLIAMVASVAHGEYPIPPLAVVQTVLGLGDNSDYAFVINTLRLPRTLVASLVGLALAISGAIMQGITRNPLADPGIIGVNAGASLAAVSLIVLFPGVPVGFLPISAFGGALAVALLIYFLAWEGGSSPLRLILIGVGMATVIGACTSVLITFGEINSVSQALVWLAGSVYGRSWEQVFAFLPWLSVFAPLALVKTRQLNALALGDELATGLGCHVEWQRGWLLLISTALAGAAVATAGAIGFVGLMAPHMARQLVGGSHGGLLPVAGVMGAMLVVVADLIGRTLFAPIEIPCGIVTAVIGAPYFIYLLVQQRGK from the coding sequence ATGAAGCAAAATACATTACAATTTCGTTCGCGATCGCTACCGCTATCATTTCGCATTAAGCAGCGCGTTTTGACTGTGTTGCTACTGTTGTTACTTGTAACGCTGATCGCAATGGTTGCTAGCGTTGCGCACGGGGAATATCCGATTCCACCCCTTGCAGTTGTTCAAACTGTGTTAGGGCTAGGAGACAACTCTGACTATGCATTTGTTATTAATACGCTGCGATTACCGAGGACGTTAGTTGCGAGTTTAGTGGGACTTGCTTTAGCAATCTCTGGTGCAATTATGCAGGGAATTACGCGTAACCCCCTCGCCGATCCTGGAATCATTGGCGTTAATGCTGGTGCGAGTTTAGCGGCGGTAAGTTTAATTGTCTTATTTCCTGGCGTTCCTGTCGGATTCTTGCCAATCTCTGCTTTTGGCGGTGCTTTGGCAGTTGCGTTGCTCATTTACTTTTTGGCATGGGAAGGAGGTAGTTCGCCATTACGGTTAATTTTAATTGGTGTCGGGATGGCAACGGTCATTGGGGCTTGCACAAGCGTGCTGATTACATTTGGCGAGATCAACAGCGTCAGTCAAGCGTTAGTGTGGTTAGCAGGAAGTGTTTACGGACGTAGTTGGGAGCAGGTTTTTGCCTTTTTACCTTGGCTATCAGTATTTGCACCGCTAGCTTTGGTTAAAACTCGACAACTCAACGCTTTAGCTTTAGGTGATGAGCTGGCGACAGGATTAGGCTGTCATGTTGAATGGCAACGCGGTTGGTTATTGCTGATTAGTACTGCACTGGCTGGGGCTGCGGTAGCAACAGCAGGCGCGATTGGTTTTGTGGGTTTGATGGCTCCGCATATGGCGCGTCAGTTAGTCGGTGGGAGTCACGGCGGGCTACTTCCCGTTGCTGGAGTGATGGGAGCGATGCTGGTGGTTGTCGCAGATCTCATCGGACGTACGCTCTTTGCGCCGATTGAAATTCCTTGTGGAATCGTCACTGCAGTTATTGGCGCGCCTTATTTTATTTATTTGTTGGTGCAGCAGCGTGGTAAGTAA
- a CDS encoding glycosyltransferase family 9 protein has protein sequence MRLDNIGDVIMTSPVLRSIKENLPQAKLTLMVSPAGASTAPLLPWVDEVIPWRVVWQDLGRLDFDPAREWEMIEMLRQRQFDAAIILTSFSQSPYPAALACYLAGIPLRLGESKESGLGILTNSITPAPDEIHQVERNLRLIESVGFQVSDRRLSLHICDPAPFPYPYILLNPWTSCESRNYDTQRFAIAARQLAEITKLPIVVTGTSKDSDRAHPLLDILGDWAINRIGATSLSEFAAAIAHARLVLTNNTSAMHIADATNTPSVVLFAGTELECQWQPRYAAVKILRRPTVCNPCYTFSCPYELECLDISPTQIVAAGLELLSR, from the coding sequence ATGCGACTCGATAATATTGGCGATGTGATTATGACTAGCCCTGTCCTTCGCAGTATCAAAGAAAACCTCCCGCAAGCAAAGTTGACTTTGATGGTAAGTCCTGCTGGGGCGTCAACTGCACCGCTTTTACCTTGGGTAGATGAAGTCATACCTTGGCGCGTCGTTTGGCAAGATTTGGGACGCTTGGATTTCGATCCGGCTAGAGAGTGGGAAATGATTGAGATGTTGCGTCAAAGGCAGTTTGATGCGGCAATTATCTTAACAAGTTTTAGCCAAAGTCCTTATCCAGCGGCTTTAGCGTGTTATCTAGCAGGTATCCCCTTACGCTTGGGCGAATCGAAAGAGTCAGGGTTGGGGATTTTAACTAATTCTATCACTCCTGCACCGGATGAAATTCACCAAGTCGAGCGCAATTTACGTTTGATTGAATCGGTAGGGTTTCAAGTCAGCGATCGCCGTTTAAGCTTACACATTTGCGATCCTGCACCGTTTCCTTATCCTTACATTCTGCTGAACCCTTGGACAAGTTGTGAGTCGCGTAACTACGATACACAACGCTTTGCGATCGCCGCGCGTCAACTTGCTGAAATCACAAAATTACCAATCGTTGTGACAGGAACATCTAAAGATAGCGATCGCGCTCATCCGCTACTCGACATTTTAGGCGATTGGGCGATTAATAGAATTGGTGCAACAAGTTTATCAGAATTTGCTGCGGCGATCGCTCATGCTCGACTCGTTTTAACGAATAATACTTCAGCTATGCACATCGCTGATGCTACGAATACTCCTAGCGTGGTTCTCTTTGCGGGAACCGAACTCGAATGTCAATGGCAACCTCGTTATGCAGCAGTAAAAATTTTGCGTCGTCCAACAGTCTGTAATCCTTGTTATACCTTTAGTTGCCCGTATGAATTAGAGTGTTTGGATATTTCACCCACCCAAATTGTGGCTGCGGGATTAGAACTGCTGAGTCGATGA
- a CDS encoding iron ABC transporter permease has product MTEVSNWKSRSPLFGLIASIGVLMICLFVSIALGAADISLRTIYEAIAVFDGSTEHLIIRTVRIPRSLLAILVGAATAIAGAIMQGISRNPLADPEILGINAGAAIAVVVAIFIFGTSEPSFYVWCAFLGAGASAVSVYLLGSLGRGGITPLNLTIAGAAIAALLSALTTGILIISQRTLDEIRFWLAGSVAGRDYTIIAQVLPYIVIGLVLALALAQQINILNLGEDVAKGLGQKTAWVKITAAVAVLLLAGSAVAAAGPIGFVGLVVPHIVRLLIGVDYRWILPYSAVFGAILLLASDVIARLIIRPQELPVGIVTALVGAPFFVYLARKKVSK; this is encoded by the coding sequence ATGACAGAAGTATCAAACTGGAAAAGCAGATCGCCGCTGTTCGGCTTAATTGCCAGCATCGGAGTATTAATGATTTGTCTGTTTGTCAGTATTGCTTTGGGTGCAGCCGACATTTCACTCAGAACAATTTATGAGGCGATCGCTGTTTTTGATGGTTCAACCGAACATCTGATTATTCGCACAGTGCGCATACCGCGATCGCTACTCGCAATTCTTGTGGGTGCGGCGACAGCAATCGCGGGTGCAATCATGCAAGGGATTAGCCGTAATCCTTTAGCCGATCCGGAAATTTTAGGAATCAACGCGGGTGCGGCGATCGCTGTTGTTGTGGCAATTTTTATTTTTGGAACTTCCGAACCGAGTTTTTACGTATGGTGTGCGTTTCTCGGCGCGGGCGCAAGTGCGGTGAGCGTTTACCTCCTTGGTTCGCTGGGGCGTGGAGGAATTACACCACTCAATCTCACAATCGCAGGTGCAGCAATTGCAGCTTTACTTTCCGCACTGACAACGGGCATCTTAATTATTAGCCAACGCACGCTCGATGAAATTCGCTTTTGGTTAGCAGGTTCAGTTGCCGGTCGCGATTATACAATTATTGCGCAAGTGTTGCCTTATATCGTCATTGGTTTAGTGCTCGCGCTTGCTTTAGCACAACAAATCAATATTCTCAACTTAGGTGAAGATGTAGCAAAAGGTTTGGGACAAAAGACAGCTTGGGTCAAAATTACGGCAGCAGTAGCGGTATTGTTGTTAGCAGGTAGTGCAGTCGCCGCCGCAGGACCAATTGGATTCGTTGGCTTAGTTGTTCCTCATATTGTCCGCTTGCTGATTGGGGTAGATTATCGTTGGATTTTGCCTTATAGTGCGGTGTTTGGTGCCATTCTCCTGCTTGCTTCGGATGTCATTGCGCGACTGATTATTCGACCGCAAGAATTGCCCGTAGGAATTGTAACAGCATTAGTAGGCGCGCCCTTCTTTGTTTATCTTGCTCGGAAGAAAGTTAGTAAATGA